One part of the Gossypium raimondii isolate GPD5lz chromosome 1, ASM2569854v1, whole genome shotgun sequence genome encodes these proteins:
- the LOC105786550 gene encoding ran-binding protein 1 homolog b yields MAIDDKAGPEPHCREDDDNAPAAAVDDEDTGAQVAPIVKLEEVAVTTGEEDEDPILDLKAKLYRFDKEGNQWKERGVGNVKLLKHKVNGKVRLVMRQSKTLKICANHFVIPTMTVQEHSGNDKSCVWHAADFADGNLKEEMFCIRFASVENCKTFMETVQEVAESQGKKEENNDATVTADLLDKLSVGESKSDSKEDTVVASNTKEAVKDEAKTDEDKKDEAASKA; encoded by the exons ATGGCGATCGATGATAAAGCCGGTCCAGAGCCGCACTGCAGAGAAGACGATGACAACGCTCCCGCCGCCGCCGTAGACGACGAGGACACCGGTGCTCAAGTCGCTCCTATCGTCAAGCTCGAGGAAGTCGCCGTCACTACTGGTGAAGAAGACGAGGATCCGATTCTCGATCT GAAGGCAAAGCTGTATCGATTCGATAAGGAAGGGAATCAATGGAAGGAGAGAGGAGTTGGAAATGTGAAGCTCTTGAAGCACAAAGTCAATGGCAAAGTCCGTCTCGTCATGCGCCAGTCTAAAACCCTTAAGATCTGTGCTAACCATTTCG TTATTCCAACAATGACAGTGCAAGAACATTCTGGAAATGATAAATCATGCGTTTGGCACGCCGCTGATTTCGCTGATGGGAATTTGAAAGAAGAGATGTTCTGTATCAGATTTGCTTCTGTTGAGA ATTGCAAGACCTTCATGGAGACAGTTCAAGAGGTTGCTGAAAGTCAGGGAAAGAAAGAGGAAAACAATGACGCCACGGTCACTGCTGATCTCCTCGACAAGTTGAGTGTTGGAGAAAGTAAAAGTGACAGTAAAGAAGATACGGTCGTTGCCTCCAACACCAAGGAAGCCGTCAAAGATGAAGCAAAAACAGATGAAGATAAGAAAGATGAGGCTGCTTCAAAAGCATAG
- the LOC105786549 gene encoding ERBB-3 BINDING PROTEIN 1 — protein MSDDEREEKELDLSSSEVVTKYKGAAEIVNKALQLVVKECKPKAKIVDICEKGDAFIREQTGNMYKNSKKKIERGVAFPTCLSVNNTVCHFSPLASDTSELEEGDMVKIDMGCHIDGFIAVVAHTHVVQSGPITGKQADVVAAANTAAEVALRLVRPGKKNKDVSDAIQKVAAAYDCKIVEGVLSHQLKQFVIDGNKVILSVSNPDTRVDDAEFEENEVYAVDIVASTGEGKPKLLDEKQTTIYKRAVDKNYHLKMKASRFIFSEINQRFPILPFTARALEEKRARLGLVECVNHDLLQPYPVLYEKPGDYVAHIKFTVLLMPNGSDRITSHPLQELQPTKTIDDPEIKAWLALGTKTKKKGGGKKKKGKKGDKAEGGAEGEAMDASTNGGAS, from the exons ATGTCAGACGACGAGAGAGAGGAGAAGGAGCTGGATCTCAGCTCCTCTGAAGTTGTTACAAAATACAAGGGCGCTGCTGAGATTGTTAACA AAGCGTTACAATTAGTTGTAAAAGAATGTAAGCCCAAAGCTAAGATTGTTGACATTTGTGAGAAGGGTGATGCATTTATAAGAGA GCAAACAGGTAATATGTACAAGAATTCTAAGAAGAAGATTGAGAGGGGTGTTGCCTTCCCTACTTGTCTCTCTGTAAACAACACAGTCTGCCATTTCTCTCCACTTGCTAGTGACACCTCGGAGTTGGAAGAAGGTGATATGGTCAAGAT TGACATGGGTTGCCACATTGATGGGTTTATTGCGGTAGTTGCTCATACTCATGTTGTTCAGAGCGGGCCAATCACTGGTAAGCAGGCTGATGTTGTTGCTGCTGCAAATACTGCTGCTGAAGTGGCCTTGAGGCTTGTAAGGCCTGGAAAAAAG AACAAAGATGTATCTGATGCAATTCAGAAGGTAGCTGCAGCTTATGATTGCAAAATTGTTGAAGGTGTTCTTAGCCATCAACTGAAGCAGTTTGTGATAGACGGGAACAAAGTCATACTAAGCGTCTCCAATCCAGATACAAGAGTTGATGATGCAGAGTTTGAGGAGAATGAAGTTTATGCTGTAGATATAGTTGCAAGCACTGGTGAAGGCAAG CCAAAGTTGTTGGATGAGAAGCAGACAACTATTTATAAGAGAGCTGTCGACAAGAACTATCATTTAAAGATGAAGGCCTCTAGATTTATTTTCAGCGAGATAAATCAGAGATTCCCCATCCTGCCATTCACCGCTCG TGCCTTGGAAGAGAAAAGGGCTCGTCTAGGTTTAGTTGAATGTGTGAATCACGATCTCTTGCAGCCATACCCTGTTCTCTATGAGAAGCCTG GTGATTATGTTGCTCATATCAAATTTACAGTATTGCTAATGCCAAATGGATCAGATCGGATTACATCCCATCCCCTGCAAGAACTGCAGCCAACCAAGACGATAGATGATCCCGAAATCAAGGCCTGGTTGGCTTTGGGAACAAAGACAAAGAAGAAAGGTGgtgggaagaagaagaaag GTAAGAAGGGTGATAAAGCTGAGGGTGGAGCTGAGGGTGAGGCCATGGATGCATCGACAAATGGTGGTGCATCATAa
- the LOC105786551 gene encoding omega-3 fatty acid desaturase, chloroplastic-like: MESFLISKSGLKPLPRIYIRPITGLVPRNYFSKPRFLHTSKCFSDLKVTTPLKVASVEEDEEINERMHGINKIGEQEEETIFDPAAPPPFNLADVRATIPQHCWVKDPWKSMSYVVRDVALVLSLAAAVVYVNNWLVWPLYWVAQGTMFWALFVLGHDCGHGSFSNNPKLNSLVGHLLHSFILVPYHGWRISHRIHHQNQGHVENDESWHPLTEKTYMSLDNNELTWRFKFPFPLLVYPFYLWGRSPGKTGSHFDPNSELFVPSERKDVITSSLCWTAMAAILVGLGFTMGPMLLLKLYGVPYWIFVIWLDFVTYMHHHGHQDKLPWYRRKEWSYLRGGLTTLDRDYGWMNNIHHDIGTHVIHHLFPQIPHYHLIEATKAAKPVLGKYYREPERSGPLPFYLIGVFIRSLKEDHYVSDTGDVVYYKTDPNIFKSA; the protein is encoded by the exons ATGGAGAGTTTTCTCATATCAAAATCTGGTTTAAAGCCTCTTCCTCGTATCTACATAAGACCCATAACTGGTCTTGTCCCAAGAAATTACTTCTCAAAGCCAAGATTTTTACATACAAGCAAGTGTTTTTCTGATCTAAAGGTGACTACACCATTGAAAGTTGCATCCgtagaagaagatgaagaaataaatgagaGAATGCATGGTATTAACAAGATTGGAGAGCAAGAAGAAGAGACAATATTTGACCCTGCAGCTCCCCCACCGTTTAACTTAGCTGATGTAAGAGCAACCATACCCCAGCATTGTTGGGTAAAGGATCCATGGAAATCTATGAGCTATGTTGTGAGGGATGTTGCTCTTGTTTTAAGCTTGGCTGCTGCTGTGGTTTATGTTAACAACTGGCTTGTTTGGCCTCTTTACTGGGTTGCTCAAGGAACCATGTTTTGGGCTCTTTTTGTTCTTGGTCATGACTG CGGCCATGGCAGCTTTTCAAACAACCCCAAGTTAAACAGTTTAGTGGGGCATCTATTGCATTCTTTCATTCTTGTGCCTTACCATGGATG GAGAATTAGCCATAGGATTCATCACCAAAACCAGGGTCATGTTGAGAATGATGAATCATGGCACCCG TTAACTGAGAAGACATACATGAGTTTGGATAACAATGAACTAACATGGCGGTTCAAGTTTCCTTTCCCCTTGCTTGTATATCCTTTCTACCTT TGGGGAAGAAGTCCAGGCAAGACTGGTTCTCACTTTGATCCTAACAGCGAATTGTTTGTCCCAAGTGAGAGAAAAGATGTTATTACATCCAGCTTATGTTGGACAGCCATGGCTGCTATTCTTGTTGGTCTAGGCTTCACAATGGGTCCTATGCTGTTGCTTAAACTATATGGTGTTCCTTATTGG ATATTCGTAATTTGGTTGGATTTTGTAACATACATGCATCATCATGGTCATCAAGACAAACTTCCTTGGTACCGTAGGAAG GAATGGAGTTACTTAAGGGGAGGGCTTACAACACTTGACCGTGATTATGGATGGATGAACAACATTCATCATGATATTGGAACCCATGTTATACACCATCTCTTTCCTCAGATCCCTCATTACCACTTAATAGAGGCT ACTAAGGCAGCTAAGCCGGTTCTTGGAAAATACTATCGGGAGCCAGAACGATCAGGACCTCTACCTTTTTACCTCATCGGGGTTTTTATAAGAAGCTTGAAGGAAGATCACTACGTTAGTGACACTGGCGATGTTGTCTACTACAAAACTGACCCAAACATTTTCAAGTCAGCATGA
- the LOC105786552 gene encoding trihelix transcription factor GT-3b, producing MEGLHHHQYYHRQHHQQQHQQLAMNVNVDVDRLPQWSIQETKEFLMIRAELDPSFMETKRNKQLWEFISTTLKEKGYNRSAEQCKCKWKNLVTRYKGCEMVEEEAKRQQQFPFYNDLQAIFSARKQTTSKKLCSDEEEDKGRYRGKEKGKKGVSISGSTSESINDGNDTKEILKCFMRQQLELEIQWREALEVRENERRLKEMEWRRTMEALENERVMMDIRWREKEEQRRIREEARSERIDALVTTLLNKLTRDDHMK from the exons ATGGAAGGACTACATCACCATCAGTATTATCATCGTCAACATCACCAGCAACAACACCAGCAACTGGCTATGAATGTTAACGTTGATGTTGATAGGCTCCCTCAATGGAGTATTCAAGAGACGAAGGAGTTTTTAATGATCAGAGCAGAGCTGGACCCAAGTTTCATGGAAACCAAAAGGAACAAGCAGCTTTGGGAATTTATCTCTACCACGTTGAAAGAAAAGGGTTATAATCGTAGCGCCGAACAGTGCAAGTGCAAGTGGAAAAACCTCGTTACTCGATACAAG GGATGTGAAATGGTGGAAGAAGAAGCTAAGAGACAACAACAGTTCCCGTTTTATAATGACTTGCAGGCCATATTCTCGGCAAGGAAACAAACTACTTCAAAGAAGCTATGTTCAGATGAGGAAGAAGATAAGGGTAGGTATAGGGGGAAGGAGAAAGGCAAAAAGGGTGTAAGCATTAGTGGAAGTACTAGCGAAAGTATAAATGATGGTAATGATACAAAGGAGATTTTAAAGTGTTTCATGAGACAACAATTGGAATTGGAGATACAATGGAGGGAAGCATTGGAGGTGAGGGAAAATGAAAGAAGATTGAAAGAAATGGAGTGGAGAAGGACAATGGAAGCATTGGAGAATGAAAGGGTAATGATGGATATAAGGTGGAGGGAAAAGGAAGAACAAAGAAGAATAAGGGAAGAAGCTAGGTCTGAGAGAATTGATGCTCTTGTAACAACACTATTGAACAAGCTTACAAGAGATGATCACATGAAGTGA